A genome region from Labilibaculum antarcticum includes the following:
- a CDS encoding glycosyltransferase family 4 protein encodes MKFAYIGTYPPRECGIGSFTSDLYHSMVGDINQNKNEGFIVAMNNSDEKHLYPREVKLTIQQENRNEYIAAAKHINKSGADVCILQHEFGIFGGRSGVYILSLLHRLKIHLVVTLHTISNNPSYTEKAILKDICKMANVVIVMNLKAIDFLNDIYDVPREKIAFIEHGVPDFHFDQKTIKKEFKLEKKKVILTFGFLSRNKGIEVAIKAMPKLVKKHPNVIYLVLGKIHPSVMRASGDEYLQYLRQLVKSLSLEDHVIIPNEYVPQEDLFKYLYASDIYITPYNNEAQITSGTLSYAVGAGCAVISTPYWHATELLANGVGRLFDFHNSNQLSDILIELLDEPETLNAMRKKAYEYGRKFTWPEIGAKYNKQVFNTLQDEIENKGQYFDILVMPPFSLKHINRLTDNTGIMQHAKFGIPNLKHGYCLDDNARALLMALLAFKVKNNYKALEFCPIYLSYIQYMQNENGTFRNFLSFDRSFLDEVGSEDSFGRTIWALGYLLANSPNASYYESGRSMFLKAVPIFEKLKSVRSIANTIIGISYYLQRNPSDDSMTELLSRLSVKLVESYEENSSDNWRWFEPFLTYDNAMLPLALLHSTEIHNDDRIRKTAFRSMEFLISKTFSNGYLSIIGSDGWYEKDGKRATFAQQPLDAMAMILLFKQAFKIKKDIEYLNKLFKSYMWFHGENDLRISLYDSETNGCCDGLESYGVNRNQGAESTLAYVISHLIVLQAHKDFNRELFAQKRSSTKNVREFN; translated from the coding sequence ATGAAATTTGCCTACATCGGAACATATCCCCCGCGGGAGTGTGGAATTGGTAGCTTCACAAGTGACCTGTATCATTCCATGGTGGGCGATATTAATCAGAATAAGAACGAAGGATTTATTGTTGCCATGAATAATTCGGATGAAAAACATTTGTATCCGAGAGAAGTAAAACTAACTATTCAGCAAGAAAATAGAAATGAATATATAGCCGCAGCAAAACACATCAACAAGAGCGGAGCGGATGTTTGTATTCTTCAGCATGAATTTGGGATTTTTGGCGGACGAAGTGGTGTTTACATCCTCTCCTTGCTGCACCGCCTAAAAATACATTTGGTAGTTACCCTTCATACCATTAGTAATAATCCTTCGTACACCGAAAAAGCCATTTTAAAGGACATATGCAAAATGGCTAATGTGGTTATTGTGATGAATTTAAAAGCAATTGATTTTCTGAATGATATATATGATGTTCCCAGAGAAAAAATTGCATTTATTGAACATGGGGTTCCAGACTTCCATTTTGATCAGAAAACAATAAAGAAAGAGTTTAAACTCGAGAAGAAAAAAGTCATACTAACATTTGGCTTTTTGAGCAGAAACAAAGGCATTGAGGTAGCCATAAAAGCAATGCCGAAGCTCGTTAAAAAGCATCCAAATGTTATCTACCTGGTACTAGGGAAAATTCATCCCAGTGTTATGCGCGCTTCGGGTGATGAGTATTTGCAATATCTAAGGCAACTTGTTAAAAGTCTTAGCCTTGAGGATCACGTAATAATACCAAACGAGTATGTTCCTCAGGAAGATTTGTTTAAATATTTATATGCTTCGGATATTTATATAACACCCTACAATAACGAAGCTCAGATTACGAGTGGTACCTTATCGTATGCAGTTGGTGCAGGTTGTGCTGTAATCTCGACCCCATACTGGCACGCCACCGAATTATTAGCCAACGGAGTGGGCCGACTATTTGATTTCCACAACTCGAACCAACTAAGCGATATTTTGATTGAGCTGCTGGATGAGCCGGAGACTTTAAATGCGATGCGGAAAAAAGCATATGAGTATGGAAGAAAATTTACATGGCCTGAAATAGGAGCTAAATATAACAAACAGGTATTTAATACACTGCAAGATGAAATAGAAAACAAAGGGCAATACTTTGACATTCTGGTTATGCCCCCATTTTCGCTCAAGCACATCAACCGATTAACTGATAATACGGGAATTATGCAACATGCGAAATTTGGTATCCCTAATTTAAAACATGGCTATTGCCTGGATGATAACGCCAGAGCATTGTTAATGGCTTTACTGGCCTTTAAAGTGAAAAATAATTACAAGGCTCTCGAATTTTGCCCGATCTATTTGAGCTATATCCAATACATGCAAAACGAAAACGGAACATTTAGGAATTTCCTCAGTTTCGACCGTAGTTTTCTTGATGAAGTAGGATCGGAAGATTCGTTTGGAAGAACCATTTGGGCTCTTGGGTACTTACTTGCTAATTCCCCCAATGCGTCCTACTATGAATCGGGCCGATCGATGTTTTTAAAAGCAGTTCCTATTTTTGAAAAACTAAAATCAGTAAGAAGCATTGCCAATACGATAATAGGAATCAGCTACTATCTGCAAAGAAATCCTTCCGACGATTCAATGACTGAACTGCTAAGCCGTTTATCAGTTAAACTGGTTGAAAGTTATGAGGAAAACAGTTCGGATAACTGGAGATGGTTTGAACCCTTCTTAACCTACGACAATGCCATGTTGCCGCTTGCGCTCTTGCATTCTACCGAAATACATAATGACGATAGAATTCGCAAAACGGCTTTCCGTTCCATGGAATTTTTAATCAGTAAAACTTTTAGCAATGGATATTTATCGATAATTGGAAGTGATGGCTGGTACGAAAAAGATGGGAAACGAGCCACTTTTGCTCAGCAACCGCTTGATGCTATGGCAATGATATTACTATTTAAGCAAGCTTTTAAAATAAAAAAAGACATAGAATATCTGAATAAATTATTCAAATCGTACATGTGGTTTCATGGAGAGAATGATTTGCGAATAAGCTTGTATGATTCTGAAACAAATGGTTGCTGCGATGGATTGGAAAGTTATGGTGTTAACCGCAATCAGGGGGCCGAAAGTACACTGGCTTATGTGATTTCACACCTAATTGTTCTGCAGGCACATAAAGATTTCAACAGGGAACTATTCGCACAAAAAAGATCATCCACAAAAAATGTGAGAGAATTTAATTAA
- a CDS encoding glycosyltransferase family 4 protein translates to MKIAVLSPIAWRTPPTKYGPWEQVASNIAEGLAEKGIDVTLFATGNSSTKGKLEFISETAYAENSTIEPKVWECLHISNLMEQADRFDLIHNNYDFLPLTYSKLIKTPMLTTIHGFSSPKIIPVYKQYNKNNFYVSISNSDRSCELDYIATVYNGIKSSDFTFNLNPKEYLLFFGRIHPEKGTSECIEIAKKAGRKLIISGLIQDQDYFNKMVKPFIDDDAVVYVGNSNPKERDKLLGEAFALLHPISFNEPFGLSVAESMLCGTPVIAFNRGSMPELIQTGKSGFLVNTVDEAVLAVDSIKWVSRAYCREWAESKFTQEKMIEAYLNVYRKILER, encoded by the coding sequence ATGAAGATAGCTGTTTTATCGCCTATTGCATGGAGAACGCCGCCAACAAAATATGGCCCGTGGGAACAAGTAGCTTCGAATATCGCCGAAGGGCTTGCTGAAAAAGGCATTGATGTGACGCTATTTGCAACAGGAAATTCGAGTACAAAAGGGAAATTGGAATTTATATCGGAGACTGCTTATGCCGAAAACAGTACTATTGAACCAAAAGTTTGGGAATGCCTGCACATTAGTAATTTAATGGAGCAGGCCGATCGGTTTGATCTGATACACAATAACTATGATTTTTTGCCTCTTACTTACTCGAAACTCATTAAAACACCCATGCTAACAACGATACATGGGTTTTCGTCGCCGAAAATTATTCCTGTCTACAAACAGTACAACAAGAATAATTTTTACGTCTCTATTAGTAATTCCGACCGCAGCTGCGAGCTCGATTACATCGCGACTGTTTACAACGGCATAAAATCTTCTGACTTTACTTTTAATCTAAATCCGAAGGAATATTTACTTTTTTTTGGCCGGATTCATCCTGAAAAAGGGACTTCTGAATGCATTGAAATAGCGAAGAAAGCGGGAAGGAAACTGATTATATCGGGTTTAATACAAGACCAGGACTATTTTAACAAGATGGTAAAACCTTTTATTGATGATGATGCTGTTGTGTATGTAGGCAATTCAAATCCCAAAGAAAGGGATAAACTTTTGGGTGAGGCTTTTGCTCTGTTGCATCCGATAAGCTTTAACGAACCATTTGGCTTGAGTGTTGCAGAATCGATGTTGTGCGGAACACCGGTAATCGCGTTTAACAGAGGATCGATGCCGGAATTAATACAGACCGGTAAATCGGGCTTTTTGGTGAATACCGTTGATGAAGCAGTACTTGCTGTTGATTCGATTAAATGGGTAAGCAGGGCGTATTGCAGGGAATGGGCCGAATCGAAATTCACTCAGGAAAAAATGATAGAGGCTTATTTAAATGTTTATCGGAAAATTTTAGAGAGGTAG
- a CDS encoding glycoside hydrolase family 130 protein — protein MKKAVDISTFISRKSILLMRDSSRVITRAHIPGGGLSRVDHVIDRVLKLSEEEADKVMHTICDKFNDRHKDIERQITEHFDNVSEFLPHDITISKIKKVLIGAYFTMEYSIESAALFNPSMIPHPDQSNLPEDSLRFIMSLRATGEGHISSIVFRSGVINKDDSIYFDAISEFVETSKMRHNPFYDSHLFRRKLEDLNAWDETSLRVMEQIPDRFTFQELKVSIGVLHMDPDFSCNDKVITTLFWLANSNYNIQFNESCPVSERVIFPYSENENRGIEDARFVKFYNENDESIYYATYTAYNGVSILPQLIETKDFLSFNVITLNGKAVQNKGMALFPRKIKGKYVMLSRQDGENNHIMFSDHLHFWHESKIIQEPQKPWEFIQIGNCGSPIEINEGWLVLTHGVGPMRQYSIGAILLDLDDPTKVIAQLDEPLLTPNEEEREGYVPNVIYSCGGLLHKNKLIIPYAMSDISSGIATIEVSDLLSCMNYNKQEQTT, from the coding sequence ATGAAAAAGGCAGTAGATATCAGCACATTTATTAGTCGGAAATCAATACTATTAATGCGTGATTCGTCGCGGGTAATTACCCGTGCCCATATACCAGGTGGTGGCTTATCGCGTGTCGATCACGTAATTGACCGGGTTTTGAAGCTTAGCGAAGAGGAAGCCGATAAAGTAATGCATACTATTTGTGATAAATTTAATGACAGACACAAAGATATTGAGCGGCAAATAACAGAACACTTTGATAATGTTTCGGAGTTTTTACCACACGACATCACCATCAGTAAAATAAAAAAAGTGCTCATTGGAGCCTATTTTACCATGGAGTACTCCATTGAATCGGCTGCACTTTTTAATCCTTCGATGATTCCTCACCCAGACCAAAGTAATTTACCCGAAGACAGTCTGCGTTTTATAATGAGTTTGCGTGCAACAGGCGAAGGACATATTTCATCAATCGTTTTTCGCAGTGGTGTAATTAATAAAGACGATTCAATTTATTTTGATGCGATAAGCGAGTTTGTTGAGACGTCGAAAATGCGCCACAACCCGTTTTATGACAGTCACCTGTTTCGACGTAAATTAGAAGATTTGAATGCATGGGATGAAACAAGCCTCCGGGTAATGGAACAAATACCCGACCGGTTTACTTTTCAGGAGTTAAAAGTGAGTATCGGTGTACTTCACATGGATCCGGACTTTAGCTGCAACGATAAAGTAATTACTACTTTATTTTGGCTGGCCAATTCGAACTACAACATACAGTTTAATGAAAGTTGCCCCGTTTCGGAGCGGGTGATATTTCCCTATTCGGAAAATGAAAACAGAGGGATTGAGGATGCCCGCTTTGTTAAGTTTTACAATGAAAATGACGAAAGCATATACTATGCCACCTACACGGCTTACAATGGGGTTAGTATTCTTCCGCAGTTAATAGAGACAAAGGATTTTCTCAGTTTTAATGTTATTACTTTAAACGGTAAGGCTGTGCAAAACAAAGGCATGGCATTATTTCCACGAAAAATAAAAGGCAAATATGTAATGCTATCCCGCCAGGACGGAGAAAACAATCACATCATGTTTTCGGATCATCTGCATTTTTGGCATGAATCAAAAATTATTCAAGAACCCCAAAAACCATGGGAGTTTATACAAATAGGAAATTGCGGATCGCCCATAGAAATTAATGAAGGCTGGCTTGTGCTTACGCATGGCGTGGGGCCTATGCGTCAATATTCCATAGGTGCTATTCTGCTCGATTTGGATGATCCGACAAAAGTAATTGCACAACTTGATGAGCCGTTACTCACCCCCAACGAAGAGGAACGCGAAGGTTATGTACCGAATGTTATCTATTCGTGTGGAGGATTACTGCACAAGAATAAATTAATTATTCCTTATGCCATGTCGGATATATCATCGGGTATTGCAACTATAGAGGTGAGCGACCTGCTATCCTGCATGAATTACAATAAGCAGGAACAAACTACTTAG
- a CDS encoding RidA family protein, with product MSSKIIKNSRNTENAPKSSVSTQTVAFSHYNNISAQLPIDPKTGKIIGNDVKEQAKRCLNNIKAIVESIDHVMDDVVKITVFLKNISDLEAVNEVYTTFFQGSRPTQTIVAVAALPMTDALVQMDALISNGEGTAPQAPCALVKVSRNTKNAPKSSVSKQTVAFSHYNNLSAQLPIDPKTGELVTGGVKEQTEQCLNNIKAILESIDHVMNDVVKTTIFLKNISDVEAVNEVCAKFFPNYVPARTVVNALALPMDALVQIDTAVSHGDGTPPQLPEDTSLLVIEANNTENAPKASYSHTVAFSHYNHISGQLPIDPKTGKMVAGGVKEQAEQCLKNIRAIVESVDHDMDDTVKINIALKNIEDIDAVNEVYTTFFKGDLPARTVVGVSAISMDALVQIDAVLSNCEGTPPAK from the coding sequence ATGAGTAGTAAAATCATTAAAAATTCAAGAAACACGGAAAATGCACCCAAAAGCTCTGTGTCTACACAGACGGTAGCTTTTTCTCATTACAATAACATTTCAGCTCAATTACCTATCGATCCCAAAACGGGTAAAATTATAGGTAATGATGTAAAAGAGCAGGCAAAGCGGTGCTTAAACAACATTAAAGCAATTGTAGAAAGTATCGACCATGTTATGGACGATGTTGTTAAAATCACTGTATTTCTTAAGAATATCTCAGATCTAGAGGCTGTAAACGAAGTTTATACAACATTTTTCCAAGGCTCTCGTCCTACACAGACAATAGTCGCAGTTGCTGCACTACCTATGACTGACGCTTTGGTACAAATGGATGCACTTATTTCAAACGGTGAAGGTACAGCTCCACAAGCTCCTTGCGCTTTGGTAAAAGTTTCAAGAAACACGAAAAATGCACCCAAAAGTTCTGTATCTAAACAAACTGTAGCTTTTTCTCATTACAACAATCTTTCAGCTCAATTACCTATCGATCCAAAAACGGGAGAACTGGTAACTGGTGGTGTAAAAGAGCAGACAGAACAGTGTTTAAACAACATTAAAGCAATTTTAGAGAGTATTGATCATGTTATGAACGATGTGGTTAAAACAACTATTTTCCTTAAAAACATTTCGGATGTTGAAGCCGTAAACGAAGTTTGTGCAAAATTTTTCCCAAACTATGTTCCTGCTCGTACAGTAGTTAACGCTTTAGCTTTACCTATGGATGCTTTGGTACAAATTGATACTGCAGTGTCGCACGGAGATGGTACTCCTCCACAACTTCCTGAAGACACAAGTCTACTTGTGATAGAAGCAAACAATACGGAAAATGCACCAAAAGCATCCTACTCACACACTGTAGCTTTTTCTCATTACAATCATATTTCAGGTCAATTACCTATCGATCCAAAAACGGGTAAGATGGTAGCTGGTGGAGTAAAAGAGCAGGCTGAACAATGCTTAAAAAATATCAGGGCAATTGTGGAAAGTGTTGATCACGATATGGACGATACCGTTAAAATAAATATCGCCCTTAAAAATATCGAGGATATTGATGCTGTTAACGAAGTTTACACAACATTCTTTAAAGGCGATCTTCCTGCAAGAACAGTAGTTGGTGTTTCAGCTATTTCTATGGATGCTTTGGTACAAATTGATGCCGTTCTTTCGAACTGTGAAGGGACACCTCCTGCAAAGTAA
- a CDS encoding DMT family transporter: MNNFLLILVTIVWGSTFFIIKDTVGTVNEYFIVFGRMLLAAIPMLFFVILKNKKSLLNKQAIIKGSILGFLLTATYLSQTIGLKFTSSGHSAFVTGVAVIFVPIILFVFYKAKFHKSDLFSILIVVVGLFLLTYDFDTKFNKGDIITLITAVAAAFHIVLSGRFVKNTETLSLITYQFISGSVFSLIGLLVVGFDMGSLSSESLTAIVYLGIIGTLFCYFVSVWVQKYVSSVKVALIFSLEPVFGALFGYWALSELLNGKEAFGMLLILFGVVLYQILVSNKEKKEQLCVQE; this comes from the coding sequence ATGAATAATTTCCTTCTAATACTAGTCACAATTGTCTGGGGTTCAACCTTTTTTATTATTAAAGATACGGTGGGTACCGTAAACGAATATTTCATCGTTTTTGGGAGAATGCTGCTGGCTGCAATCCCTATGCTGTTCTTTGTAATCCTTAAAAACAAAAAAAGTTTGCTAAACAAGCAAGCCATCATCAAAGGAAGCATTTTAGGCTTTTTGCTCACCGCTACCTATTTATCTCAAACTATTGGATTGAAATTTACCAGCAGCGGACACAGTGCCTTTGTTACTGGAGTAGCAGTTATTTTCGTCCCGATAATTTTGTTTGTTTTCTACAAAGCCAAATTTCATAAATCCGATCTTTTCTCCATTTTGATTGTTGTTGTTGGCCTGTTCTTATTGACCTACGATTTTGATACGAAATTTAATAAAGGCGATATCATTACTTTGATTACCGCTGTTGCTGCGGCTTTCCATATTGTTCTTTCGGGTAGGTTTGTGAAAAACACCGAAACATTATCATTAATTACCTATCAGTTTATTTCCGGCTCTGTGTTCAGTTTAATTGGATTGTTGGTAGTCGGTTTCGATATGGGGAGTCTTTCCTCCGAATCGCTTACCGCCATTGTCTATTTAGGAATTATTGGAACCTTGTTCTGTTACTTTGTGTCGGTTTGGGTTCAGAAATATGTCAGCTCTGTAAAAGTGGCACTCATTTTTTCTTTAGAACCTGTCTTTGGTGCTTTATTTGGTTATTGGGCTTTAAGCGAATTATTAAATGGCAAGGAAGCATTTGGAATGCTTTTAATCTTATTTGGGGTAGTTCTCTATCAAATTCTAGTAAGCAACAAGGAAAAAAAGGAACAGCTTTGTGTGCAGGAATAA
- a CDS encoding Ig-like domain-containing protein, which yields MKSKLICVASLIFLFATSCDKETVKPESITITDSKIELNVGKSDTLEYIVNPTQAEDYSVSWTSEDENVAEVLQNGIIEAKKIGSTKIIISTSNNKTAFCMVTVVATTIKEVTLSESNINLKLGEASTLKYKISPEDATDKSVSWKSSDLNIATITDGGVVKAIAPGKATITVTTNDGSFTATCEVTVDPVLVSSIEISQTDLMIFIDESTELSAIVYPDNATDKSVLWESSDINIATITDEGVVKALGIGEAEIKVTSNDGDFSAICKIEVKPILVSGIVVTSTTQRFNIGEEFELKAVVYPENATYRNIDWSSDNIDVATISDAGIITTKAQGSATISAISDDGLVKEEYYIEVGYKMIVTVVNIDGETIGDCNVVAWDTDVEVNISTSPITGGRFEIFSNKERIVNILVASASYNGVIIYDTSINENKLVNVKLTDNTHSSIISTSEICYIPGLTGRLNPVCDNLGRTYLYADNISINDETLQPVDFNSTDSLKLEDAYGVIMYVWIPFIHDSVFLLNYKKNE from the coding sequence ATGAAATCAAAGTTAATTTGTGTAGCATCATTAATATTTTTATTTGCTACATCATGTGATAAAGAAACTGTTAAACCGGAATCTATTACAATTACAGATTCAAAAATAGAATTAAATGTTGGTAAAAGTGACACGCTTGAATACATTGTAAATCCAACACAAGCAGAGGATTATTCAGTTAGTTGGACAAGTGAAGATGAAAATGTCGCAGAAGTGCTGCAAAATGGAATAATAGAAGCAAAAAAAATAGGAAGTACAAAAATTATTATAAGTACATCAAATAATAAAACGGCTTTCTGTATGGTTACTGTTGTTGCTACAACTATAAAAGAAGTTACGTTATCCGAAAGTAATATCAATTTAAAGCTTGGAGAGGCTTCAACCTTGAAATACAAAATTTCTCCCGAAGATGCTACTGATAAAAGTGTTTCATGGAAATCAAGTGATTTAAATATTGCGACTATTACAGACGGAGGAGTTGTAAAAGCTATTGCGCCTGGTAAAGCTACAATAACAGTAACAACGAATGATGGTTCCTTTACGGCTACATGTGAAGTTACCGTTGATCCTGTACTAGTTAGTTCTATTGAAATTTCACAGACTGATTTAATGATATTCATTGATGAGTCTACTGAGTTATCAGCAATAGTATATCCTGACAATGCTACTGATAAAAGTGTTTTATGGGAATCAAGTGATATAAATATTGCAACTATAACAGACGAAGGAGTTGTAAAAGCTCTTGGTATAGGTGAAGCAGAAATAAAGGTCACTTCAAATGATGGAGATTTTTCTGCTATTTGTAAAATTGAAGTTAAACCAATTCTTGTATCTGGTATTGTCGTTACATCAACTACACAACGATTTAATATTGGGGAGGAATTTGAATTAAAAGCCGTAGTATATCCTGAAAATGCAACTTATAGAAATATAGATTGGTCTTCAGATAATATTGATGTGGCAACAATATCTGATGCTGGTATTATTACCACTAAGGCACAGGGTAGTGCAACAATTAGCGCAATTAGTGACGATGGTCTTGTGAAAGAAGAATATTATATCGAAGTTGGTTATAAAATGATTGTAACTGTCGTAAATATTGATGGTGAAACTATTGGTGATTGTAACGTAGTAGCTTGGGATACAGATGTAGAAGTTAATATTAGCACAAGTCCCATTACAGGTGGGCGTTTTGAAATATTCTCAAACAAAGAAAGAATTGTGAACATATTGGTAGCTTCTGCTAGCTATAATGGTGTAATAATTTACGACACATCAATTAATGAAAATAAATTAGTTAATGTAAAATTGACAGACAATACACACAGTTCCATTATTAGCACTTCAGAAATATGTTATATACCGGGCCTCACAGGACGCCTTAATCCAGTATGTGACAATCTTGGGAGAACATATTTATATGCTGATAACATATCAATAAATGATGAAACATTACAACCTGTCGATTTTAATTCAACAGATAGCTTAAAACTTGAAGATGCATATGGTGTGATTATGTATGTATGGATTCCATTCATACATGATAGTGTATTCTTACTGAATTACAAAAAAAATGAATAG
- a CDS encoding peptidase associated/transthyretin-like domain-containing protein, which translates to MVRRIASLFLVGGFLLLSSCASIVSKSSYPISINSSPSEARIVITDKKGVEVYAGNTPATIKLRAGSGFFGKAQYQVKFTKDGYDIKTVPVNFKLDGWYFGNILLGGVIGMLIIDPATGAMYKLDTEFLNETLSKSTASIDKTELKVYGINVIPSAWTKHLVIVSK; encoded by the coding sequence ATGGTAAGAAGAATTGCAAGTTTATTTTTAGTCGGAGGGTTCCTGCTCTTATCAAGTTGTGCGAGTATTGTGAGTAAAAGTAGTTACCCAATCTCTATTAACAGTTCACCTTCAGAGGCGAGAATTGTAATAACCGACAAGAAAGGTGTTGAAGTCTACGCAGGAAATACACCTGCAACCATCAAATTAAGAGCAGGTTCAGGTTTTTTTGGGAAAGCACAGTATCAAGTAAAATTTACAAAAGATGGATATGATATCAAAACTGTTCCTGTAAATTTCAAATTAGATGGTTGGTATTTTGGGAATATACTTCTTGGTGGAGTTATTGGTATGTTAATTATTGACCCTGCAACAGGAGCAATGTATAAATTAGATACTGAATTCTTGAATGAAACTTTATCTAAATCAACTGCCAGTATAGATAAAACAGAATTAAAAGTTTATGGAATTAATGTAATTCCTTCTGCATGGACTAAACATTTGGTAATCGTTAGCAAATAA
- a CDS encoding Ig-like domain-containing protein — MKKLLLIAVTSLLCFACDKDPQELLIKTTEVSLYPEDIIQIDAISDFDIAYLSTNTYLADVSAIGLLTANKVGKTLVEVSSNDFVIEVPVEIMGRYNVYPDPILDWGISQSDLIEIAGEPDKSYTSSIEYSDYSDQAPAIAYLFTPGDSLMCAMVIVLETSSDDLTAYMDERFVFDSEEDGLSVYRNAHEEKDVTLLIGIFNGGGGSPMVLYMEYEYSETKSRQSVSMALKNIRKQL, encoded by the coding sequence ATGAAAAAACTACTACTCATTGCTGTTACTTCTTTATTGTGTTTTGCCTGTGATAAAGATCCACAAGAGCTTCTTATTAAAACAACAGAAGTTTCCTTATATCCCGAGGATATAATACAGATTGATGCCATATCAGATTTCGATATTGCTTATCTCTCGACCAATACCTATTTAGCCGATGTATCAGCAATAGGACTGCTAACTGCCAATAAGGTTGGGAAAACCCTTGTCGAAGTATCAAGTAACGACTTTGTTATCGAAGTTCCTGTTGAAATTATGGGAAGGTACAATGTCTATCCCGATCCAATTCTCGACTGGGGCATATCACAAAGCGATCTAATCGAAATTGCGGGTGAGCCTGATAAATCTTATACGAGTTCTATTGAGTATAGTGACTATTCCGATCAAGCTCCTGCCATTGCCTATCTTTTTACTCCGGGCGATTCCTTAATGTGTGCAATGGTAATCGTGCTTGAAACTTCTTCAGACGATTTAACTGCATATATGGATGAACGCTTTGTATTCGATTCAGAGGAAGATGGACTATCCGTTTATCGCAATGCACATGAAGAAAAAGACGTAACATTGCTTATAGGTATTTTTAATGGCGGTGGAGGTTCCCCGATGGTTCTTTACATGGAATATGAATATTCTGAAACAAAGTCGAGACAGTCTGTTTCCATGGCTTTAAAAAATATACGAAAACAGCTTTAA
- a CDS encoding sll1863 family stress response protein, with amino-acid sequence MNKEDFKNKAKKSIDDIYAKINELEAKQDKVKGDVKAEYEEQLNNLKTKKEELQAKHEALFNASDEKWDEVKSAFSSAADSFKEGFSKIASLL; translated from the coding sequence ATGAACAAAGAAGATTTCAAAAATAAAGCGAAAAAAAGCATTGATGATATTTACGCAAAGATCAACGAATTGGAAGCTAAACAAGACAAGGTGAAGGGAGATGTTAAAGCAGAGTATGAAGAACAACTTAACAACCTGAAGACTAAAAAAGAAGAACTTCAGGCTAAGCATGAAGCGCTTTTTAATGCTTCTGATGAAAAGTGGGACGAGGTAAAAAGTGCTTTTTCCTCTGCCGCAGATTCGTTTAAAGAGGGGTTTTCTAAAATTGCATCTCTGCTATAA
- a CDS encoding sll1863 family stress response protein yields MKNSILFVAGILLLTVTLFSSCQSTAKKVKNAEEEVQDAKMDLADSKNDLYDIRLDTISNYEQFKIEAEKIIIVQENNIKEIKVRLASEKKEINTDYNKSLVELENKNNELKNKLAGYKDDGQEKWNDFKNEFNHDMNELGKAFKDLTVENIE; encoded by the coding sequence ATGAAAAATTCAATTTTATTCGTGGCGGGCATCCTTTTACTGACTGTAACACTATTTTCCAGCTGCCAATCAACAGCAAAAAAAGTGAAAAATGCAGAAGAGGAAGTACAGGATGCCAAAATGGATTTGGCCGATTCGAAGAATGACTTATACGATATCAGGCTGGATACTATTAGTAACTATGAGCAATTCAAAATAGAAGCTGAAAAGATAATTATTGTTCAGGAGAATAATATTAAGGAAATTAAGGTCAGACTGGCAAGTGAAAAAAAGGAAATTAATACTGACTATAATAAATCGTTGGTTGAGTTGGAAAATAAAAACAACGAATTAAAAAATAAACTGGCAGGATATAAAGATGACGGACAGGAGAAATGGAATGATTTTAAAAATGAGTTTAACCATGATATGAATGAATTGGGTAAAGCTTTTAAAGATTTAACAGTTGAAAATATAGAATAA